A genomic window from Oncorhynchus kisutch isolate 150728-3 unplaced genomic scaffold, Okis_V2 scaffold1212, whole genome shotgun sequence includes:
- the LOC116365218 gene encoding metalloproteinase inhibitor 2 produces MTVSVSSCFITLVVLFLWRIEDIAEACRCAPVHLQQAFCNADVVIRAKVVGVEVVSRDTKYDIQQLKMFKGPDRVIHAIFTSSSSASCGVTLEINKEYLFTGSLNTDGRMHIGMCDFIQYWDDLNGTQKKSLTRRYRTGCACTIIRCSSLPCPVSAPDECLWTDWLLNDGQSGPQAKYSACLMSFAGSCYWYRGMDQSKK; encoded by the exons ATGACTGTGTCTGTAAGCAGTTGTTTCATCACTCTGGTCGTTTTGTTCCTTTGGCGGATCGAAGACATTGCAGAAGCTTGCAGATGCGCTCCTGTGCATCTTCAACAGGCTTTTTGCAACGCAGACGTCG TGATCAGGGCAAAGGTGGTTGGTGTGGAAGTTGTGTCTCGTGACACCAAGTATGACATCCAACAGCTCAAG ATGTTCAAAGGTCCTGACCGGGTTATCCACGCCATCTTCACTTCATCATCCTCAGCCTCGTGTGGTGTGACCCTGGAAATCAACAAGGAGTATCTCTTCACAG GCAGCCTAAATACTGATGGCAGGATGCATATAGGCATGTGTGACTTTATTCAGTACTGGGACGACTTGAATGGCACACAAAAGAAGAGCTTGACTCGACGCTACCGAACCGGCTGTGCTTGCACG ATCATCCGCTGCTCTTCCCTCCCCTGTCCCGTCAGCGCCCCAGATGAGTGCCTTTGGACAGACTGGTTGTTGAACGATGGCCAAAGCGGACCCCAGGCCAAGTACTCTGCCTGTCTCATGAGTTTTGCTGGGTCCTGTTACTGGTACAGGGGGATGGATCAATCCAAGAAGTAG